Proteins from one Fischerella sp. PCC 9605 genomic window:
- a CDS encoding DUF790 family protein encodes MLPSDLLHHRQNGEEIIPKRLKLDEKHLGLAHELISSFQETVGKTQGALERQLLELEGDTPDYKIKRGLAYLLKSSFCTFEVVSPLEPQMLRERVFALAAKSVPSPELTQVTLSKIADELTQELEHEVLPEQVRDGLYADLSENKILIAFDAPKPEELLHRYNLSQVQGVFYKASQLVLNAHRNVPGEYKLLFRYLKLFQLMAYIEGDADHGFTITIDGPTSLFNPSTRYGLAIAKLIPALLHVTKWSLSATLQVRDFYTETWKSGRFTLNSECGLVTHYPPGKPYDSMLEASFADKWDALKTDWVLEREVDLIPIPGSVMIPDFRLVHPDGRSFLLEIIGYWRPEYLQKKFAQVRRAQCHNLILAISERLNLDKAGVKLNDVPARIVWFKDKLLPKSVLAVME; translated from the coding sequence ATGTTACCATCTGACCTACTGCATCATCGCCAAAATGGAGAGGAAATCATCCCCAAAAGACTGAAGCTTGATGAAAAGCATTTGGGATTAGCACATGAATTAATTAGTTCTTTTCAAGAGACAGTAGGAAAGACTCAAGGAGCGCTGGAACGTCAGTTATTAGAATTGGAAGGTGACACTCCCGATTATAAAATCAAGCGAGGTTTAGCCTATCTTCTCAAAAGTAGTTTTTGCACATTTGAGGTGGTTAGTCCACTCGAACCCCAAATGTTAAGAGAAAGGGTGTTTGCTTTGGCGGCAAAATCTGTTCCTAGTCCAGAATTAACACAAGTTACATTGAGCAAAATTGCTGATGAATTAACTCAAGAACTAGAGCATGAAGTTTTACCAGAGCAAGTTCGTGATGGATTATATGCTGATTTATCAGAAAATAAAATATTGATTGCTTTTGATGCACCAAAACCGGAAGAATTATTACATCGATACAATTTATCTCAAGTTCAGGGAGTTTTTTATAAAGCCAGTCAACTAGTTTTGAATGCTCATCGCAATGTACCGGGAGAATATAAGCTGTTGTTTCGCTATCTCAAATTATTTCAATTGATGGCGTATATTGAAGGCGATGCCGACCACGGATTTACAATTACGATTGATGGGCCGACGAGTTTATTTAATCCGAGTACGCGGTATGGTTTGGCGATCGCTAAACTTATCCCTGCCTTACTTCACGTTACCAAATGGAGTCTTTCAGCGACACTACAAGTTCGTGATTTTTATACAGAGACTTGGAAAAGTGGACGTTTCACACTTAATTCGGAATGCGGTTTGGTAACTCACTACCCACCAGGTAAGCCTTACGATAGCATGTTGGAAGCATCATTTGCTGATAAATGGGATGCACTCAAAACTGACTGGGTGTTAGAACGAGAAGTTGATTTAATTCCCATCCCCGGTAGCGTGATGATTCCTGATTTTCGCTTAGTCCACCCTGATGGACGCAGTTTTTTATTAGAAATCATCGGTTATTGGCGACCAGAATATTTACAAAAAAAGTTTGCCCAAGTGCGACGTGCTCAATGTCATAATTTGATTTTGGCAATTTCTGAACGTTTGAATTTAGATAAAGCGGGTGTCAAATTAAACGATGTTCCTGCAAGAATTGTTTGGTTTAAAGATAAATTGTTGCCGAAATCCGTGTTAGCAGTTATGGAATAA